Proteins encoded together in one Chiloscyllium plagiosum isolate BGI_BamShark_2017 chromosome 3, ASM401019v2, whole genome shotgun sequence window:
- the tmem200a gene encoding transmembrane protein 200A — MIATGGVITGLAALKRQDSARSQHFHLPPPSSAPEKKKPKRKPKANIVVVRGKIRLYSPSGFFLFLGILILMFGIAMAILGYWPQEVDKRYPVASKSGISNNRSHVITDHTGVFMEFFEQHLHSDKMKMIGPFTMGIGIFIFICANAILHENRDKETKVIHMQDIYSTVIDIHSQRIKEQRHMNGAWIGQSGDSDTKCSDNQCTAKLAANVLLSFSGSSNDGITPQKWNTYEEDDGLPKNTNTLIHPKTATSSGFSNRQQTESQREKCTYSKKCETKSIVSSSLSAFTLPVIKLNNCVIDEPELDNITEDSDLSKGRVRHISMTSLTVPSTDINDFYKPPNPRLLRSNSTITDGKPPTGTSVGRFLSPSFPKKEFGSNTSLHMLSCHSKSLDLERGPSTLTVQAEQRKHPSWPRLDRSNSKGYVKLENKEDPMDTLPVPQAGVKGSYTNKEKLLMISRSHNNLSFENDEFLDNRLRRGASETRF, encoded by the coding sequence ATGATAGCCACAGGGGGTGTAATAACAGGACTGGCAGCCCTGAAAAGGCAAGATTCAGCAAGATCACAGCATTTTCATCTTCCTCCTCCAtcctctgctccagagaaaaagaaacccaaacgtaAGCCCAAAGCCAACATTGTTGTAGTGAGGGGCAAAATCAGACTCTATTCACCTTCAGGATTTTTCCTTTTccttggaattttaattttgatgtttgGAATTGCAATGGCAATTCTCGGTTATTGGCCACAGGAAGTAGATAAGAGATATCCTGTAGCTTCGAAATCTGGAATTTCAAACAATAGGTCCCATGTAATAACAGATCATACTGGAGTATTCATGGAGTTTTTTGAGCAGCATTTACACTCTGATAAAATGAAAATGATTGGCCCTTTCACCATGGGGATAggaatatttatatttatttgtgcTAATGCCATACTACATGAAAATAGAGACAAAGAAACAAAAGTGATTCATATGCAAGATATTTATTCTACAGTCATTGATATCCATAGCCAAAGAATTAAAGAGCAAAGACACATGAATGGGGCATGGATTGGCCAATCTGGGGATTCTGATACCAAATGTTCTGACAATCAATGTACTGCAAAGCTGGCTGCTAATGTATTGTTGTCATTTTCTGGGTCATCTAATGATGGAATCACTCCACAGAAATGGAACACTTATGAGGAAGACGATGGATTACCTAAGAATACTAACACTCTCATACACCCAAAAACCGCAACATCATCAGGGTTCAGCAATAGGCAACAGACAGAATCTCAAAGAGAAAAGTGTACCTACTCTAAAAAGTGTGAGACTAAATCCATTGTTTCATCTTCTCTCAGTGCTTTCACACTTCCTGTTATTAAACTTAATAACTGTGTGATTGATGAGCCTGAACTTGATAATATCACAGAGGATTCTGACCTCAGTAAAGGTAGGGTTAGACATATATCTATGACATCCTTAACAGTGCCATCAACTGATATCAACGATTTCTATAAGCCACCGAATCCGCGATTGTTAAGAAGTAACAGCACGATAACAGATGGAAAACCACCCACTGGTACATCCGTGGGAAGATTTCTATCACCCAGTTTCCCCAAGAAAGAATTTGGGTCAAACACTTCACTTCACATGTTATCCTGTCATTCAAAGTCATTGGACTTGGAGAGAGGTCCCTCAACACTCACGGTGCAGGCAGAACAAAGAAAGCACCCAAGCTGGCCTAGACTTGATCGCAGTAACAGCAAGGGTTACGTGAAACTGGAAAACAAAGAAGATCCAATGGACACACTACCCGTTCCACAGGCTGGTGTAAAAGGCAGTTATACAAATAAAGAGAAATTACTTATGATCTCAAGATCCCATAATAATCTAAGttttgaaaatgatgaattttTAGATAACAGGTTAAGGCGTGGAGCTTCAGAAACAAGGTTTTGA